In the Phycisphaerales bacterium genome, AGACCGGACCCATCCTGCTGACACTGACGCCGCGGCACTTTCATAAGAGATTGGGTCACGGGCACGGGGTGCCCCTGCGACATTCGGCAGTGCTCGACCGCATCAATGGTCGATCGAAGATCACTCTCTGGCTCGATGGACGACCGCTCAACCGGTCTGGCGCCTCGGTTCAGGACGTTGCCGAGCACGGCGACGGCCGCTGCCACCTCAATCTTCCCTACGAAAACGAAAGTATTCCGCGCGAGCAGTGGTGCGGCATGCTCTGGATATCGCTGCCGGGGAATTCGGAACCTCGCGAGTACGGCAGAGCGATCGTCGTGGAACTCGGCGAAGCGCCGCGCGAGTCAGTGTCGGCGGCGGCTGGAGGGCCGCTTCTTATCGCCGGAGCGCAGCGCACTGGAACGACGGCGCTCCTCACCGCGCTCGACACGGCGACACCGCTGCGAGCCCCGCAGGACGCGTGCATGCATCGCTGGCACACTCTCGAGGGATTTTTCACGATTCAGAGCGCCCTTCACTGGTTGACACATCCATTTGTCTCCGCGCTCGGCGGCGACGGCGAGCAGCGCCGCTTCCGCACGGGGATGTTTGACGACAGTTCGTTCGCCAGCGCCATGCTCGACTCACTCGCAGAGCACATCGACCGAAGCGGTCGCATGCTCGCGGGGGGCGCTCCGCGGTGGGTCGAGAAGTGTCCGGGCTGGGAAACTTCGTCAATCGGACCGCTCTTCGCGGCCCTGTTTCCGCGCGGCCGCGTCATCTACATGACGCGCGATCCAGTGTCGTGCACGATGTCCATTGCACGCCTCGAGGGCTCGCTTCCGCGGGCGCTGGATAGCGAAGCGGCGTTGCGGTCGATCGTCCGAAACAGCAGCGTCTGGGTGGTGTCGCATCTCATCTGGCGCCGATACGGCCGACCGCGACTGGGATCGGACCGCATGCTCGAGGTGCCGTTCCATCTCTTCCAGCGCGAGCCGGCGGAAGTAGTGCCGTCGATTGCCCGGCTCCTTCAACTCGATGAGAAACAAGGCGATGCCCTGCTTGCGGCGCTGGGACACATTCCAACGCCAAGGCACCCGATCCGCGTCGAAGAAATCGATCCGGCTGTGCCGTCGCTTATCCGCCGACTGTGCCGCAATGAGGCGGCGCGCTGGGGATACGAGATGGGCGAGTGCGAGCCGGTTAATGCGCCGATGCTCGAGCAGGTCTGCAGCCTCTACCGGGGCCAATTGTCGCGCATGCTCGATTGGTACCAGTTGCGATCCGATGTGGCGCAGGCATTCGTCGAAGCGAATGTGCAAGGCGCAGCAGATGGTCTTGCACCTTCCGATGAACCGCCACTGCCCGCGCCCGGGCCGCTGCTGGCGGCCCGGTTGGCTCGTGAGCCGGCGTGATGCGGGGCCGGCGCGCGGCGGCCGCGACTACGATGTTGGCGATGCAGAAACCCGGCCGGGTCATTGTGAACACACCTCTGGCGCGCCTCGTGGCGCTGCTGCTGGCCCTGCTGGCTGCGCGGCAAGGCGCGGCGCGCCAGGGCGATGCGCCGCCGGGGGCAAACGCCGTCATCATCGAGCCGGGCGACGTGCGGCCGCGCGCGGGGCTGGCGTACACCATCAACCTGCCGCTGAGCGCCAACGAAGGAGACTACAGCGACGCCCTGCGGCGATCGAGCTGGGTGCTGCTGGAAGATTCCACCGCGCTCGGGCCAGCGCACGGGACGCACAAAGACGTCGAAACCCTCGGCCGAGGCCGCTACTCGCACTGGAAGAACGCCCTGATCTTCTCGAGCTCCGACGGCAGCGACCCGCGCACCAACGGCAGGCACTACGTGCTCATCAAGACCGCCGACGAGACGGGCCGGCGCGTGCACTTCTGTGCCCCGGGCGCCATGCTCATGGTGCGCCAGGGCGACCGGCTCTGGTGGCCGGATGGCGAGGCCTATGAGATGTTCGTGCCGCGCTGGGGAGCGCGCCGGCCGGAGGTGAACCCGCAGCGACCTCGCATTGAGGGCTCGATGCTCGTGTTCGACGCGCCGGGCGAATACGGCCTGCGTGCGGCGGGCCGGGTGGCGCGCGTGCTCGTGCTCGACGATGACGCCGCAGTGCGGCCCCGGCAGATCGTCGGCTTCATCGCCGCCAACACCACCGGCGGGCGCGAGGATGAACTCACGGCCGAGGAGAGCGAAGCCAACTGGCCGCTGGTGCTGCGCCACCACTTCGACCGGCTGTTTCAGAGCGATGCAAGTCTTGACGTCGCGTGCGGCCGTGCGGCGCTGCTGGCCGAACTGCTCTGCCGGGCCGCAGGATTCGAGACGCGCTACTGCGGCTGGATCGGCGATGACCCGCGCTACGCGGCCCACGTGGGGCTCGAGATCTACAACGCGCAGCGCGGCCAGTGGGAGTACTACGACCCGCACTTCGGCGTCGCCGCCCGC is a window encoding:
- a CDS encoding sulfotransferase, translated to MNETGPILLTLTPRHFHKRLGHGHGVPLRHSAVLDRINGRSKITLWLDGRPLNRSGASVQDVAEHGDGRCHLNLPYENESIPREQWCGMLWISLPGNSEPREYGRAIVVELGEAPRESVSAAAGGPLLIAGAQRTGTTALLTALDTATPLRAPQDACMHRWHTLEGFFTIQSALHWLTHPFVSALGGDGEQRRFRTGMFDDSSFASAMLDSLAEHIDRSGRMLAGGAPRWVEKCPGWETSSIGPLFAALFPRGRVIYMTRDPVSCTMSIARLEGSLPRALDSEAALRSIVRNSSVWVVSHLIWRRYGRPRLGSDRMLEVPFHLFQREPAEVVPSIARLLQLDEKQGDALLAALGHIPTPRHPIRVEEIDPAVPSLIRRLCRNEAARWGYEMGECEPVNAPMLEQVCSLYRGQLSRMLDWYQLRSDVAQAFVEANVQGAADGLAPSDEPPLPAPGPLLAARLAREPA